In Glycine soja cultivar W05 chromosome 10, ASM419377v2, whole genome shotgun sequence, the genomic stretch TTTAATAGtaagaaagaaaattacatatgtacttataaaatacataatcaaaatataaattgttatatataagaGTAGGGTgggaatatataaaaatgattatttttcacATTGATAATTTCAtgcctattttcattttcattgtttaTATAAAAGTTGAGTTTTAAGTAAAGAAGGAAATAATAAATCTTAATTGATCTTATAATTAGGATGACTGAAGTTGCCGCTAAATTTGAAAGGGGGTCACCACCCAAGTAAGAAGGGTTCTTACTTAAAGAATTTTTCAGgcattaaaatcaaataatttcttttattatgatcataattaaaatgagtttatattatatgaattaaaaatatatttaagattaaattaaaaggaGATGAAAAAATAATCACCCTGCtaatttacttttcattttttaacctAACTCAAGACTCGAGTACCCAACCTACTCAAGTCTTACTAATTAATCACAATATCAAATATAAGGACCGGGTtgcagtaaaaaataataataagaccaGGCTCAAACCCAGCAGCAGTGCCAGTGACGGTAAAAATATACTTGGGCTTATAGAGAAAGAATAGAAGAAGGCTGTTGGTACGGCCAATACAATTGCTGGTACACTCAGTAATTGTCCGTGATTCTTATTTTATCCTTCCCTAAAGATTGATACGGATTATCTAACTTATTTTATCCTTCCCTAAAGATTGATACGGATTATTTAATTCATAAGTggttcaagtattttttttataaaaaaaataaaaaatatattttatgaattaatttaaaattaatggttcaAGCAGAATCCAACATGTGACTTTTAAGTTATTAACACAATGCTCTAATCAGAATTAATAGgtaaattatgttataaaataattaatgtatatttaatgcacatgtaaatttagataataaattttgtaataattaattttgatctaataattaatttgtttatatatataaatattaaataaaaatcatatgtttattaacataaatatactaatgtattttttaaccctgttacaattgattttgatccaataatgtatattttaaataaaaatcataggtttcataaaaattattatatgtaaacatattaattattatatcaaaattaattgttacaaaatttattatttaaatttacatgtgcattaaatatacattataaattttagtgttatatataacaacattaattattgtATAAGATAATTGATCTATTAACTCAGTTGATTAGAGTATCGTGAGGCTTACAGATTAGCTTCATATGGATTGACCAATCTATATGAGTTTTTCAGATGTCTAATATGTAtcgattttatgaaaaaacaaaatgaaaattttgcaaattATGTTGGATGTACCAACAATTTGTATGGTGCGTGTAGCAACACCcatagaagaaagaagaaagcttTGGATGTTTTCTTTACCTGTTGGGATAAGGGTGTTCTTATCTAATTTGATATTTGTTGAAAAATCAATCCAAAAAATCAGAAATTGAATAAACTGAAAATTGAACGAATAAAAAGTCGGAACACCGAAATTTCTATCGGATAAGATTTCagatttcaaatttgattttagaaattgATCCAAATCGAACTTATATAGATGTTTTTATTCGTAAATTTATAACatcactaatttttattttatttcttatatatttataaaattatatatatataacttatatccatttatgaaaaaatatttaattaaagatatttttactaattatttgagttaaaagtaaatattataatattagttatataatgacatataaataaaatattttaaattttaaattcgtttattacatttatcatatatcttaccttttattcaatattttataataaaaaaaaaataaaagtagaactaaaaattaaaatcgatCCAATCCAAATCACTTTAAATgggattaaatcaaattaaaagtttaatcTAAAACTAATATCCAAATCACTTTAAATgggattaaatcaaattaaaagtttaatcTAAAACTAATTACATgataaattaactaaattaaaataattgaattgaataaaTTTTCTCTTCCAAACCGAATCTAATCCAATCCACTAACACCCCTAAATTTAGATTAAAGAAAGACTTTTGTTTCTGCATCTCATAAAATTTCTTTAACATTCTATTTTAAACACACTCTTTtctattagttgaaatttattgataatGACAAATTTTATGGGACACGTATCATATTTAATGATTCTCTCTTGATTTTgtacttttttaataaattttaactagcACTTGAGTGTAAAATTACTCTTTCCGTGATAAAAGAGAGTGTTAGCAGCAATTTTTTGGGTTTTGAATATTTTAGCCTTCATAGCATTTTCCCCTGGATTTGTATTGTAGATCAACCTTGTCTTGGGTTTTTGGTCTCATGGCCTTGTAATGTGGGTCTTTCCTGCTTACTTTGTGAATATGTGgaccaaaaaagagaaaatagcgAAATAAACGACGTAGAAAGTAGATAACGAGTGAGAGAGAGGGATAAaggaataaagaaataaaaataaaagtaaaatagagGGAGAAATGAGAAGTGTGAAGATGGTAAAATGATCTCAAACTCGGACCCCGTAGAACCAGTCACGGCAACCGCCACCGCCACCGCCGGCGCCGACGACGCCACCGTCTCAACAACCGCCTCTTCTTCCAATGAAGATCAGCCTGCACCGCCGGCGGCACCAAACATTGTGATGTCCTCCAAGGATCACGATTCTCTCTTCAGCGGTGGCGGCATCAGGTGCATATTTCGATTTATTGAGAGAATTTCCATTTCGTACAGGCTGTTCTTCTTTGTTTACCCAGCTTTCCAATCCTCTGCTGGTTTGAATTGAAGTTTTTAATCGACAAATTCTTCATCGAGATTAACGGCATCGTTATGCGGAAAATTTGTgctaaaaaattcattaattaacaCGAAttcataaaatgaaataattaattcttaacATGACCAGAAAATTAAGATGCTAACATGTTTGTAAATTGCGACCGTAATTTGATTGCATTGTATATTGTAATGTCATTGGTTGATGATCATGCATTTATATGATAGGATTGATATACCACAGGCAAATTCATCATAAGACTATTCGGGTTTGATCCTTCTTCATATTCAAGCTTCTGAATTAAGCGGGGAGGGGAATTTTAGTGTCTATATCTATGTTACTGTTAGTTAGATATGGCCGTTATTGCTATATCTCTATGTACCCTTCTATTATGTTTATGTTTAGTTGCTTACTATAATGAAAGGATTCCACATGGTACCTTTTTGACTTTTCATGAATTGCAAGGTTCTGTTTTACAAAATTGCCATTAACTAACCACCTGCACCTACTGCCACTTTTAAgcaatttttcttttagattattatttaaatgttaCAGTTTATAGTCAGATGCTAAGTTATAAAGTTGGGCAGTGTTGGGGTTGTAAACGGTGGTTCTTGTTATACTTTTAGTACATAATTTAGGGTGATACACTGATACTAGTCTTTACTTCAATAGCATTTGTGCTCATTAAGGAAGGCCTTTCAAATCTGTATGGGTTTATTTGCCTGTACCTACATGGAAACTTCGGTTTCTTACCACATTAGCTGAAGAATTTAGAGAAATATggaatataggattttttattttttattttcattttgtctcTTCCCCCACCTCACCCCGACCCAAAATCCTATAGTTCCTTTTaactaaactatttttttaaaggtaatatcaatgttaataaattttatgtatttgttAATGTTCCATCTATTCGTGTTCACGATTGACTGGGCTCACCCAAATCTTGTGTTGACCCTTCGttttatgtaataaaaatttctcaaaagttCTTTGAAATATAACCTAATTCCTGTAGGTCTAGGTTCCTCTTGTCCATAGAGAtggaaaaaaggaaataaatgaaGAATGGGGTTCACACCAAGGGGTATTACAACATTATTTTTTGCAAGACCTTATTATGTTGTTGTGTAATATAATTTCACGAGACTCCAAGACTCTATTGAACAATGGTTTCTCCCTTCCATCTACTAAACGCCATGTTATATCATTATGGTGATGCTATAACAATTATTTAACAACATTAACCattgaactaaaaaataaaggataagaaaacaaaattcctACTTTCTTTGCTTATATAATGAAATATGTAGTTTTGGAATTCAAAAATAGGGAAGTGAGATTTAAAATGTGAAAAGATATGATTTAGTAAGTGCTTAGGTGAAGAAAAATACTAAGTAATTTTGGGAAATGTTTACTCTGTTAAATGCTATTTGATCTGTAACTGATATAATCTTGTCTGAACAGAGCAGATATCATGGTAGTGTGCTAAATgacataatttgtttgtttatttactGCCAATAGCAATTGTTTTACTAAACTTCATTAAAAGAGAATCCCAGGGTTTAATGAAATATAGTTGAAATTTGTTTCAggcatcctttttatttttttaataatggcATTCCAACTctcaaatattcaaaattttaaaatgaagtgCTCTTATTTCTGTCTAGCTTTCTCTCTGGAAGCCGAAATGGAAGGTTCAGCTATGGATATTCCAGTTTCAAGGGTAAAAGGTCATCAATGGAGGATTTCTTTGAGACCAAAATATCAGAGGTTGATGGTCAGACAGTTGCGTTTTTTGGTGTTTTCGATGGTAAGTCtaaagtttttgttttgcattccCTAAAATCAATTCCTTATCTTTTTCCCCTTccctctattttctttttattgattttactGATTTGGTGTGCGATATAGCCAATTTACAGTGCAAGTATATGATGTTTGCTATCAGGCATAGCATTTAGAAACTGGTGGTTCTGTTTCCTTTTATAACTTGTATGCTCTACACTATTGGGTCTATCCTATTTAGTTAGGATTATAACCTAGTATTAGCATAAATAGGGTTAACCCTCTATAGTGCTCATTTTCTCTTCTGTCCTGCACTCCAGCCCTTTTTTACCCATGGCTGTTTCTGACCCTCTGAAGGCTGAACCAACATTGTCTTGCTCTTTGTCACTGCTCTCTGGCTCCTCCCTATTCTGTTTTGGCCTCTTCTCTTCTTTGAAGGATCCTCTTATAGTTTGGCTCCTGTCCCAGTTTCTGCTTGTTGCACCCTTGTTTTTGATGCCTGTGCTTGGCTTCTAGATTGGTCTTGCACTAACCTCTGTTTTTATagctcttttgttttgtacagcAGCTGTTGTTCTGTTTCTCCTTTACGGTCTGCTCTAGTCTGACTTGTCTATAATGTTGGTTTCTCTTCTTTGGTTCTTGATGTCTAAGGCACACTCTGACCCTGCTAGTTGTCAGTTGTAGATGCTCTGGCCATGTAGATATTCTGTCGTAGGATGATAATTGTTGAAATACCAAACTAGAATTCCACTTATTTTCTATCTACTTTCTAtctatattctttatttttattttctctctttttttctttcttaaaccaAACATAGGgtatatttgtttctttttattcttttaggtCACGGAGGTTCCCGGACTGCAGAATATCTGAAAAACAATCTGTTTAAGAATTTGAGTAGCCACCCTAACTTTATCAAAGACACAAAGACTGCTATAGGTATGTACttcatttttgttaaattataggATGCAGTAAAATTTTCATCTCACATTACAGTTGTTTGGTTTGCAACCTGGATGGTGtaaatattaacatatttttcttctaattatttgtttgattgCAGTTGAAGCATTTAAACAGACAGATGTTGACTACCTCAATGAGGAAAAGAGGCATCAAAGGGATGCTGGGTCAACTGCATCAACAGCTATGTTGTTGGGGGACCGGATTGTTGTTGCAAATGTTGGTGATTCCAGAGTGGTTGCATCTAGAGCTGGTTCAGGTTGATGTCATGTCAATTATGTGTAGTGAGAATTAGGTTTACATTGGGCAGAATCTGCATATTTTTAATATGGTGATGAATGGAGGGAATATGCACTATAGTACATTATGTTTTTGGTCACTTCAATTTTACTAAGTTTTCAGTGCTAtgcttttttgtaaaatttcatTGTGAATTGCTTATACTAGTCTGATAGGCAAAATGGGCTCAAGAAGCAATATAAATTCCTATTcctgtcttttcttttttcttcttttcactgatatgaatttttgttttaatgtaGCTATTCCTTTGTCTATCGATCACAAACCTGATAGATCTGATGAACGTCGAAGGATTGAACAGGCTGGGGGATTCATAATTTGGGCTGGTAATTTTCTTCCTGTATAGGTGTATGCCATTTTTTTTGGAGTTCATacttcataataaattttgagggcgagccctggtgcagcggtaaagttgtgccttggtgacttgttggtcatgggttcgaatccggaaacagcctctttgcatatgcaagggtaaggctgcgtacaatatccctcccccataccttcgcatagcgaagagcctctgggcaatggggtacgaagttttatacttcataataaattttcatattaaattgatgataaataaatttcttgCACTGCTGCCGGTTGATCCAGGAACATGGAGAGTTGGTGGTGTTCTTGCTGTTTCCCGTGCGTTTGGAGACAAATTTCTTAAGCCCTATGTTGTTGCTGACCCAGAAATTCAGGTTGCCAAAATCATAAGCTTGATCACCCACTTGGTATATCTGTGTCATTATATTTCTTATGCCTGCGCTAAATTGCTCCTTTTTTGGTACTGTTATGGCTTAGGAGGAAGAAATTAACGGAgttgattttattataattgcTAGTGATGGCCTCTGGAATGTCATATCAAACAAGGTGAGACTATCTTACTTGTTAAAGTTGGCCCTAAACAACatagatttctttttctttttctagatTTTTAGTAGCTATTCATTATTTTGCTTAGTACGTTGTACCAAAGCTGATAACTTTGCTGGAATGAATGATCTTAAACCCCataccttttttattattggtgAAAGTATAAAACCATTACTCATTAATTTAATAGCAAGcttttttcctttatatattCATAATCACATGTTTCATCTGTTGTCATTTTCACGTTACTTATTTACATGGAtctatagtattatttttttattttgcatcaAACCTTAGttgtaaagaaaaaaacctGTGATTTAAGAGCCTTGGTTTTCTTTCTGGCTTTCTGTAAGTGACAACCGAACCAAAGttttttagtattttcattttgagcAAAATTAGTTACATGATGAACCTTTTCCTACATACCCACTCCAAACAGCTATTGGTAGAAGCAGCCTTCAAGGGCATTACTTCTTTTGAGTGGGGATGAACAgtgtatttttctattttttcactCATTGGGTGTCAATCGCTTAAGAGTTGAACTTGAGTTAGTTTTGGACTTTCCCTAAACAACTAAATGTGCAGCTTAGTTTTTGAACTTCCCTAAACAACTAAATATGCAACGTAGCACTGTAGATTCTTCATCTGGAACATGGAATTGTAATAATTTAAACTTGACTGTTTgattttattagttatttttcaGCTCTGAATTCTAACATTTTATGTCCACATTCACATGCAATGTCATGTTGGCAACAAATCTTTGATGGAACCTGAGCATCTGATTGTGGCGTCCCTGCCTTTTCAGGAGGCCGTGTCTTTAGTACAAAATATCACAGATGCAGAAGTGGCGTCCAGAGAACTTATAAAAGAAGCTTATGCACGAGGAAGCTCAGATAACATCACCTGTGTTGTTGTTCGATTTGATCTATCCTGATGTGGCTATATGCTTTAGGTATTTGTTATTTCTAACAACTGAAAAATCCAGAGCTTAACAATCACAAGTTGGGGTGAATGCTTACCTTATTTTCTAATGAATTGCTTCTATTAATTACTTTCGTCATTCTCTATTTGCCACTTGCTAATTTATTCTAGTGTTCTAGATCCtagacagaaaaggaaaaatgaaatactTGTAGGTGCATTTTATTTTACCCGTGGAGATCCAGCTAGTTAATgttgaaaaaacattttttttttgtttcttgattttaagggtttgtataaaaaatagtgaacagaaaaatattttatactatttttttaaacatgaaaatataaacattttttcacATCAATTAAGTCATTATTGATTTCCAtgatcttttatttgttttgtatgtTATTACATTGCAGTCTTAAACACCCCGATTGGCCAACGAACCCCAACCACCCAAACTGGAAGGTATTGTTGACGTCTGCATGCTCAAACCTAAGAATTTGTTGTAAGTCTGACAACATATCTTATCAAAATATACTATAATACTCGTGGTCTTTGATGGAAATTCTGCCTGCCTCATATTCATTATACGAAGATCCAATGTacagttttaggagttttttttatattttttaaacagttTTAGGAGTATTGGACTGTAGTGAACttgttaaaatcttaaaaatgttGAATTCAAGTGTTTGATTACTTCtcaatcttgatttttttttttttatcttaagttttAGGTGTTACGACACTAGCATACAAATATGACATTATACCTAGACACAATAACATATCTCATGTCTGGTATTGTCATCAATTTATCCATAGATACCTGATAAAGAATGAAGTCAGTAAGCATAATTACGTAAAATTTAACGCATACAAATAACACCCTTATAGGAGGCTTCATCCAGGCCCCCTCCCAATATAGACCCACATCAGTCTATGCCATTAGATTCCAAGCAGCAAAAATAAATCACACCCTTATAATTTGTTCTTTCTTCGTTGAAGCCAGTATAACCATTGCagaaattataatattctttacaaaatttcaaattgaatcaatagacaaatctttattttcattattaccAATTTTGAACctattattaaatttcaaaCTCAAGAGTAATGAAGTTagaatcaattaattattaaaagattgaaaaaattatattaattttgtttttctttatccaAACTTTATCATCTAtttgttatctttttaataGACTCttgtcattttaaatattttctaaaatttgacgaaatcctttaaaattttgtaaatccaaaatgttttttaaaattttatgaatttatatattataaatttattaaaattcaaattataaaatcttaatcacaaaaaattttcaaaacgaATCTTaagaattattatatttctacaaaatcttttattaaaattcactagattttttcataaaaaaatcttttaaaaatcctAAATATAAAATGTGTACATCCTCATTTAAGCATGTGTCAAAAGAATATTCCGAGTTTGGTCGTGAATTCGTGATGGCAGCTGACAAACCCGTATAAtggtcactttttttttattaactttaattttaacgccttaatttacattttacatgttttgattattaattttttatttttaaaattacttatatatttcacttttttaatttatgatacttaaatttttttattattttaattgtaattcatgatttcattttttaatatttttgaaatctatactattaataaaaaaaatatgatgttttgatatacacattatttttctcattttatttctaaaaccACTTTTCTTACAAAAAATTATCCATATAATTATTCTCTTCAACCAACCTACACCTCACtcacattttaaaaatgatccaattttatttttatttttcaaaaattttagagAGACACTGAGTGCCTTTCCTCTAGtatatataatgttaatatattaattatttcgttagttatttttaaaaaattcaatttattttataattttttaaaatgaaacaacatcTTATACGTACCTAtgcatttaattgatttaaataCTTCAAGTAACTGACTGAGTTTTTTTCTGACAGAAGTATAAAGTAACAGTAACAGAGTtaaaactttcaaaataaatacaGTAAATTTAATCCGTGACATGattgcaaaaaaagaaaaggaaaaggaaaaatccAAAATATATTCTTCCTAATGACTCATGCGGTGTTCTCTGAACTTTCCTCTTTCTTTGTCTGTTTCCTCTTTCCTTCCACCCATCTTCCTTTTCTAATTCTGCATCTCTCAGTCtcataataataaatcatctcTCTCCAAAaccaactcttcttcttcttactcCACTCTTCTCACTTCCACTATCGCCATGGCCTCCCACTCAAACCAACCAGGTTCTTTTTCAGTCTCTCCTTCTatctaaatttttcatttttcgatGACCCTTTTGCTTGCTTGTATCAGGTCCCGGAGCTGAAGGGCTAGGAGAGAAGGACCCCCCAACAAGTTTCCAGAACCCGCTTTCTGAGATATCCCCGTCGCCGTCTCCGTCGTCGGCGCCGGCGCCGGCGCTGGTGCTGTCGAACTCGGGGAAGCGAATCGACCAGGCGGGGAAGAAGAAGTACGTGAAGCAGGTGACGGGGCGCCACAACGACACCGAGCTCCACCTGGCGGCGCAGAGGGGCGACGTGGGCGCCGTGAGGCAGATCCTTGAGGATGTTGATTCTCAGATTATGGGAACTCTGAGTGGCGATGGCGATGAGGATGATCTGAACGCGGAGATTGCGGAGGTGCGTGCTTGTCTTGCCAACGAAGAGAACGAGCTCGGTGAGACCCCTCTGTTCACAGCTGCTGAAAAGGGTCACCTTGATGTGGTGAAGGAGTTGCTTAACTATTCCACCGCTCAGACTGTTTCCAAGAAGAACCGATCCGGATTTGATCCATTGCATATTGCAGCTAGTCAAGGCCACCACCGTAtgtctctctctttctcctcttctctttctctttctagtACTTGTGTTGTTGTGCATTAATTGGTTAGTTATATGAGGAGTTATGTTATTGTGACTTAAGTATAGGACTGATCGAGTCATTACCCAGGAGGGTACAGTCGTTGATCAGAAATTTAACACTTGGTATTTCACGTATATGTATAACAAATTATGAATGAGCAGTTGATTTGCTCATCAGTGGCTGAGattatttactttctttttacttACTTTAGAAGAGCTAGATTCGTAGGAAAGTTATAAAGTGGGATAATGATCTTTGTTACTCTCTTAATTGAATGCCTGGCTTGTTTGGGTTTTGATTGTTAGACCTTGATATTTTTTGGGTAATTCATTGTGATGAGTGGCTTGAATTTGTTGGTGTGTGATGTTCTTACGTGTTGATGTAATTTAATGTGATTGTTGGTTTTTCTGTTCTTCCGTGTGATTCATGGTGGATTTTGGTTTGCAGCCATTGTTCAGGTTTTGCTAGATTATGACTCAGGATTGAGCAAAACTATTGGTCCCTCCAACTCCACTCCGCTTATAACCGCAGCAACAAGAGGGCACACGGAAGTGGTGAATGAGCTGCTGTCAAAGGATTGTAGCTTGTTAGAGATTGCTAGATCCAATGGCAAAAATGCGTTGCATTTAGCAGCTCGTCAGGGTCATGTGGAGATTGTGAAAGCCTTGCTCAGTAAAGATCCACAGTTGGCTCGGAGGACTGACAAGAAAGGGCAAACTGCATTGCATATGGCTGTAAAAGGGCAGAGTTGTGATGTGGTGAAATTGCTTCTTGAGGCAGATGCTGCTATTGTTATGCTTCCAGACAAATTTGGTAACACGGCGTTACATGTGGCAACCAGGAAAAAGCGAGTAGAGGTATGCCAACAGTTGCACAGCATTACAAACACCATACATATATTGATGAGGCCATATAAATTAAGTTACTTGAACTAATGGGGCTAACACTGCATAGCTAAATATGCCTTATCTCTACCGTAGTAGTAGGATAACCCAGGTCTTGGTGTTGTACCTGGggtactaataataataataataataataatacagttTTGTTAAGATCCCGTGAGGCTGATTTTAAACATCTAAAGGTGGtaagtttttttcaaaaagaaaacacTTATTACACTTTTATGTTTCCAATGTAATAATGCTTTCTTTCCTAATATAAGCTTACCACTTTTAAGCATACATCTTAATATACATACATGCAAACCCCCTATATATTTTTAAGCATCCATTTTCCATTATAGTTCTCTGTCAAATGAAAATCTAATATTATGGTTTCTCAACTTCCTGTGCAGATAG encodes the following:
- the LOC114369835 gene encoding probable protein phosphatase 2C 11, whose amino-acid sequence is MISNSDPVEPVTATATATAGADDATVSTTASSSNEDQPAPPAAPNIVMSSKDHDSLFSGGGISFLSGSRNGRFSYGYSSFKGKRSSMEDFFETKISEVDGQTVAFFGVFDGHGGSRTAEYLKNNLFKNLSSHPNFIKDTKTAIVEAFKQTDVDYLNEEKRHQRDAGSTASTAMLLGDRIVVANVGDSRVVASRAGSAIPLSIDHKPDRSDERRRIEQAGGFIIWAGTWRVGGVLAVSRAFGDKFLKPYVVADPEIQEEEINGVDFIIIASDGLWNVISNKEAVSLVQNITDAEVASRELIKEAYARGSSDNITCVVVRFDLS
- the LOC114369834 gene encoding ankyrin repeat-containing protein ITN1-like → MASHSNQPGPGAEGLGEKDPPTSFQNPLSEISPSPSPSSAPAPALVLSNSGKRIDQAGKKKYVKQVTGRHNDTELHLAAQRGDVGAVRQILEDVDSQIMGTLSGDGDEDDLNAEIAEVRACLANEENELGETPLFTAAEKGHLDVVKELLNYSTAQTVSKKNRSGFDPLHIAASQGHHPIVQVLLDYDSGLSKTIGPSNSTPLITAATRGHTEVVNELLSKDCSLLEIARSNGKNALHLAARQGHVEIVKALLSKDPQLARRTDKKGQTALHMAVKGQSCDVVKLLLEADAAIVMLPDKFGNTALHVATRKKRVEIVNELLHLPDTNVNALTRDHKTALDIAEDLPLSEEASDIKDCLSRYGALRANELNQPRDELRKTVTQIKKDVHTQLEQTKRTNKNVHNISKELRKLHREGINNATNSVTVVAVLFATVAFAAIFTVPGGDHNDGSAVVAAYAAFKIFFVFNAIALFTSLAVVVVQITLVRGETKAEKRVVVVINKLMWLASVCTSVTFIAASYIVVGKKNEWAAILVTLVGGVIISGVIGTMTYYVVRSKRSRSMRKKEKQAARRSGSNSWHHSEFSNSEVDPIYAL